In Gossypium hirsutum isolate 1008001.06 chromosome D06, Gossypium_hirsutum_v2.1, whole genome shotgun sequence, one genomic interval encodes:
- the LOC107901570 gene encoding uncharacterized protein — translation MATAILRHESLSFRHPFPLGSRRKRFESNNRRESESMVTKPPAKNLVMGQVKILKRGEPLVAAAENTDGSRGGDEAFDLSLGSTNRLGPDPETMQKQIKLKEFKIGGGFYATSSSFNSPPPSSVPVPGFLGRAARVSP, via the coding sequence ATGGCAACCGCGATTCTCCGCCATGAAAGCTTAAGCTTCCGCCACCCCTTTCCTCTGGGGTCTCGCAGAAAGAGGTTCGAATCGAATAACAGAAGGGAATCGGAATCCATGGTGACCAAACCCCCGGCGAAGAACCTGGTGATGGGCCAGGTCAAGATCCTGAAACGCGGTGAACCCTTGGTCGCCGCCGCCGAGAACACCGATGGATCAAGGGGTGGTGATGAAGCGTTTGATTTGAGCTTGGGTTCGACGAACCGACTTGGCCCAGATCCTGAAACGATGCAAAAGCAAATTAAGCTTAAGGAATTCAAGATCGGTGGTGGGTTTTATGCCACTTCTTCGTCATTCAATTCGCCGCCGCCTAGTTCGGTTCCGGTCCCTGGGTTTTTGGGAAGGGCTGCAAGGGTAAGCCCTTAA